In Phyllostomus discolor isolate MPI-MPIP mPhyDis1 chromosome 2, mPhyDis1.pri.v3, whole genome shotgun sequence, the following are encoded in one genomic region:
- the LOC114513026 gene encoding keratin, type II cuticular Hb5-like — translation MASRSYRISSGYGGRNFSSRSAVMPKPGAHSCASAMAYRGGSPGGPGYRRLGGFGSRSLCVVGSPRIAVSCVRPLRSGGSFGYRAGGLCGASPPCITTVTVNESLLTPLNLEIDPNAQCVKHEEKEQIKCLNNKFAAFIDKVRFLEQQNKLLETKWQFYQNRKCCESNLGPLFSGYIETLRQEAECVEADSGRLASELNHVQEVLEGYKKRYEEEVVLRATAENEFVVLKKDIDSAYLRKADLEANVEVLRVEMHFLRALYEEEIQVLQSQISDTSVVVKMDNSRELNMDSVVAEIKAQYDDVASRSRAEAESWYQTKCEEMKATVTQQGENLQRTKDELNDLNRVIQRLTAEVENAKQQRCKLEVAVVQAEQQGETAVSDARCKLAELEAALQKAKQDMACLLKEYQEVMNSKLGLDMEIATYRKLLEGEESR, via the exons ATGGCGAGCCGTTCCTACCGTATCAGCTCTGGCTACGGGGGCAGGAATTTTAGCTCCCGCTCTGCTGTCATGCCCAAGCCTGGGGCTCACAGCTGTGCCAGTGCCATGGCCTACCGAGGGGGCAGTCCTGGGGGGCCGGGCTACAGGCGTCTTGGGGGCTTTGGCAGTCGGAGCCTGTGTGTCGTGGGGTCCCCACGGATAGCAGTGAGTTGTGTGCGCCCCCTCCGCAGTGGGGGAAGCTTTGGCTACAGAGCAGGTGGCCTTTGTGGGGCCAGCCCGCCCTGCATCACCACTGTAACAGTCAACGAGAGCTTGCTCACACCCCTCAACCTGGAGATTGACCCCAACGCGCAGTGCGTGAAGCATGAGGAGAAGGAGCAGATCAAGTGTCTCAACAACAAGTTTGCTGCCTTCATTGACAAG GTGCGCTTCCTGGAGCAGCAGAACAAGCTGCTGGAGACCAAGTGGCAGTTCTACCAGAATCGCAAGTGCTGCGAGAGCAACCTGGGGCCTCTGTTCAGCGGCTACATTGAGACACTGAGGCAGGAGGCTGAGTGCGTGGAGGCTGACAGCGGGAGGCTGGCCTCAGAGCTCAACCACGTGCAGGAGGTGCTGGAGGGCTACAAGAAGAG GTATGAAGAGGAGGTGGTCCTAAGGGCCACGGCTGAGAATGAGTTTGTGGTGCTGAAGAAG GACATAGACAGTGCCTATCTGCGCAAGGCTGACCTGGAGGCCAACGTGGAGGTGCTGAGGGTGGAGATGCACTTCCTGCGGGCCCTCTATGAGGAG GAAATCCAGGTCCTTCAGTCACAGATCTCTGACACCTCGGTGGTGGTCAAGATGGACAACAGTCGAGAGCTCAACATGGACTCGGTTGTGGCTGAGATCAAGGCTCAGTATGATGACGTGGCCAGCCGCAGCCGGGCTGAGGCCGAGTCCTGGTACCAAACCAAG TGCGAGGAGATGAAGGCCACAGTGACCCAGCAGGGTGAGAACCTCCAGAGGACCAAGGATGAGCTCAACGACCTGAACCGCGTGATCCAGAGGCTGACAGCAGAGGTGGAGAATGCCAAGCAGCAG CGCTGCAAGCTGGAGGTCGCTGTGgtccaggcagagcagcagggtGAGACGGCCGTCAGTGATGCCCGCTGCAAGCTGGCTGAGCTGGAGGCCGCCCTGCAGAAAGCCAAGCAGGACATGGCCTGCCTGCTCAAGGAGTACCAGGAGGTGATGAACTCCAAGCTGGGCCTGGATATGGAGATCGCCACCTACCGAAAGCTGCTGGAGGGCGAGGAGAGCCGGTGA